In Pseudophryne corroboree isolate aPseCor3 chromosome 7, aPseCor3.hap2, whole genome shotgun sequence, a single window of DNA contains:
- the BUD31 gene encoding protein BUD31 homolog produces MSSFRTGAEADVGKSFRVKELFGGELVCLCGLCVQILITMPKVKRSRKPPPDGWELIEPTLDELDQKMREAETEPHEGKRKVESLWPIFRIHHQKTRYIFDLFYKRKAISRELYDYCIREGYADKNLIAKWKKQGYENLCCLRCIQTRDTNFGTNCICRVPKGKLEVGRIIECTHCGCRGCSG; encoded by the exons ATGTCATCCTTTCGCACCGGCGCGGAAGCAGATGTAGGAAAGAGTTTCCGGGTCAAAGAGTTGTTTGGTGGAGAGCTGGTGTGTCTGTGCGGTCTCTGCGTGCAG ATTCTAATAACCATGCCAAAAGTAAAGCGGAGTAGGAAGCCTCCTCCAGATGGATGGGAGCTTATAGAGCCTACGTTAGATGAACTGGATCAGAAAATGAGAGAAG CGGAGACTGAGCCTCATGAAGGAAAGAGGAAGGTGGAGTCTCTTTGGCCAATCTTCCGTATTCATCATCAAAAAACTCGCTATATATTTGATCTATTCTACAAGAGAAAAGCTATAAGCAGAG AGCTATATGACTACTGTATCAGAGAAGGGTATGCCGACAAGAACCTGATTGCAAAATGGAAGAAACAGGGATATGAAAATCTGTGCTGTTTGCGTTGCATACAAACCAGAGATACAAACTTTGGAACAAATTGTATTTGTCGAGTCCCCAAGGGCAAACTTGAAGTG